The genomic segment GAAGCGATACGCAACAATATTCAGGGAAAGGTTTTTGTAGAATTTACGGTGGATGAGCAAGGCGATGTTCGCGACGCAAAAGTGGTTAAAGGCATTGGTGGCGGTTGCGATGAGGAAGCGCTACGCATGATTCAAAATGGCGGGAAATGGATTCCTGCTGAGCAAGATGGCAAAAAAGTATCACAGACGCTTGTATTGCCTATCACTTTCAGCTTCAGCCCCAAAAACTAATATCGTTACAGTTTTTCAATAGTGTGTTAAAACAAAGGGTAGAGGTACTGAATACCACTACCCTTTGTCATTGATTACTCACACATTGAACGATTCATCGTTTCACTCATTTATCAGCAACAAACATCTTCTCAGACTGTCGCGCCAATGGGGGATGTAGAGGCCGAATGTTTGCTTGATTTTGGCTTTATTCATCAGGCTATAGTGCGGGCGGCGAGCAGGTGTCGGGTACGCACTTGTCGGGATGGGGTGCAGCGCTACCTGTACATGGGCAATGTCAAAAACAGCGTGTGCAAAATCATACCAAGAAGCAGCGCCTTCGTTGCTGTAATGATATAAACCATATGCAGGCCGTGCGTGATGGTCGTGCCGTACAACTGTCATTATTGCATGTGCGAGGTCTTCGGCAAAGGTTGGTGTACCTATCTGGTCATCAATGACGTTGAGTGTGTCGCGTTCTCTGCCTAAGCGCAACATCGTTTTCACAAAATTCCCCCTGTAAGGCGAGTAGAGCCATGAGGTGCGTATAATGACATACGGAATACCCGACTGCTGCAACAGGATTTCTCCCTGTCGCTTACTTTCGCCGTAGTAGTTCAGCGGTTCGGCATCGTCTGCTTCCGTCAGTGGCACCGACCGACTGCCACCAAACACAAAGTCGGTGGAAATATGCAGCATGGCAGTATTGTAAGTTCTGCACGCATTGGCCAACAGCCGCACTGCCTCTGCGTTAATGGCATAAGCAGCTTGGCGCTCGGTTTCTGCTTTATCCACTGCCGTATAGGCGGCGGCGTTGATGCACCAATTCGGGCGGTATTGCTCAAAAGATGCAGTAATGCTTTCAGCACGAGTGATATCTAATTCATCAACATCGGTAAAAACAAAATCAAATGCGGGATAATCAGGCGCTATTTGGCGGAGGGTACAGCCCAACTGCCCTTTAGCGCCCGTTATCAGCAAAACAGGCTTACTCATTTTTGTTGAACATGTAGCGGTAGTAATCCAATACGCGGTTGTCTTTTTCTGCCTTGCGCACGTCTTCCATCAACGCTTTCACACCCGGCACTTCGTCAATAAATACCAATGCACCATAGGCAGAAATGCGGGTTTCGTAGTTGCTGTGGCGGCGTGCGTAGTCTGCCAGCACCTTTGCGCCTTCTAACTGCACGCTTTCGGGCTGTTCGGACAGGTAGCTGCCAAAATAGTTGAACATGTAGTTCAACTCATAGCCGTTGCGGCGTGCCATCGTTTTAACGAACCAGTCGTATTTACCCAGTACTTTGAAGTAGCTGTAAAACTCTGCCAAGGTTTTGACTACCAAAAAGTTCTGTACGCCCTCAAATTGTTCTACATAGCTCACGGCATCCTCTCCGCCTGAGTTGGCGTAGGCATACAGCGAATTAACCAATACAGTGTAGGAACTGTCTTTCATCGTATTGGTAAAGAAAGAAGGATTTATTTTGCCTGAAAGTGCATTGACGGCAGAGGCGCGCACCAGCGAGTGTTCATCGTTGAGCGCCATGTTTTGGACTTTGTCAATCAGGCTTTCTTCTAATTTTTCCTGACTTTCCAATACTTGCACGGCCATTTGACGAATCTGCCAAGTGCGGTCATTCAATCCTTGGCGGACAGCAGCCAGTAAAACTTCGTTAGCAGCGGCCAACTTGGCTTCGGCCGCATCATCATCCTCACCCGGAGCCTCGTTTGTCATTAGTTGCAGCTCGTCCAATGCCTTGCGGCGCGCCAGCATACGGTCGGCATTTTTCAATTGATACATCCACTCATCAACTGTTTTTTCGTGGCGGATGATACCTACCAATTGGGTTTCGCCATCCAGCAATACCGCATCGGGCTTTTGGGCAACAGCAAAGCGAAAACTCTGTTCGCGCTGGTTGATTTCTATCTTTTGTCTGATTTTTCGGCCGTTTGCCCAATAATCCAGCATCATAGGCAGGCGATAAACCGCAGGTGTGTAGGTTGTATCGTGCACCTGTTTCACCTCAACGGTCAGGAAACCGTCGGCATAAGCATGTTTCACCTCTAATTCGGGATGTCCGGGGTTCATGAACCACTGGTCGTAGAACCAGTTCAAATCCATGCCCGTAACCTCTTCAAAAGCCAGACGCAGGTCGTGGATTTCGGCTTTGCCGTACTGGTGTTTTTTCAGATAGAGGCGCAGCGAAGCAAAGAAAGCATCATCACCCAAAATATGGCGCAACATGTTGAGAATCAGACCACCTTTGGCATAAGAATGGCTGTCAAACATGTCTTCTTTTTCGCGGTAGTAGTAGCGAATCAGCGGCTCGCGTTTGGTATAAGACTCGTTGAGGTATTGTTCCCACTCATTTTGCCAAAATTCATCGGCGGCATCCTGCCCGTATTTGTGTTGTTGCCAAAGGTATTCGCTGTAAGTAGCAAAAGATTCGTTGAGCGGCAGGTTTGCCCAGCTTTCGCAGGTTACTAAATCGCCAAACCAGTGATGAAAAAGCTCGTGAGCGATGATATTGTCCCAGTTGTCGTCTAACAGGTAGCGGTTGTCCACCTGTAACTGCTCCATAAACACCGAAGCAGAAGTATTTTCCATCGCTCCCGAAACAAAGTCGCGCACAACTACCTGCGAGTATTTATCCCATGGATACGGATAGTCCAGCAGGTTGGAGAAAAATTCCATCATTTCGGGCGTGCGACCAAAAATGGCACGTGCATAAGGCGCATATTCAGGTTCAACATAGTAGCTCACTTCTTTATCGCGCCACTTGTCTTTAATAACGGCATATTTGCCAATGGCCATCATAAACAGATAAGGCGCATGAGGCTTATCATGTTTCCAGTGGTCGGTACGCGTACCGTCTTTGTTGATTTTGGAACTTATCAGGCGGCCGTTGCTCAGGCTGACAAAGGCCGAATCTACCGTGATGAAGATTTCCTGCGTAGTTTTTACGTTAGGTGCGTCAAAGGTCGGGAACCAGCACGAACTGGCTTCTGTTTCGCCTTGTGTCCAGATTTGCTGCGGCTTATTGGGCTCTTCGCCTGTGGGGTTAATGAAATACAGTCCGCGGCGGTCGGTAATGGCAGCGCTGCCTTGTGTTTGCAGCTCGTTGGGTTTGGCAGTGTATCGGATGCGTAGTGTCAGTTCCTCGTTGCGGGTGTAGGTTTTGTTCAACCCGATGCGAATTTGGTTGCCGTCGTAAGAATAGCCCAGTGGTTGGTTGATTTTGCCCGTCAGTTGGATTTCGTGGAGGTCAAAACCTTTGGCATCCAGAATGACGCTGTCCTGCGGGAAGAAATACGGCTGCATGGTAAGCGTGGCTATTCCGTTGAGATGTTGCTTTTGCCAATTAAAAGAAACCTCCAACTTGGTATGCTTCAACTTAAAATGCCGTGTGCGCTCGGGATTATACTTCCAGCGCGTAGGCGCCCATACCCCTGCCGAGCGCGACCACACCTTCATCAGGCTGTCCTCGAAAGCTGCATCGGGGTCGCCCCCATCGCTGACTACTTGCTCTGCCTTGACTGTGTTTCCCGGTTGTGTGATTTTAGGTTGGCAGGCATAGATGAAAAACACCGCTACAAGTCCTGCCAAACTTAACCTTACAGGTTGAATACTCATCATCATCATGTTTTTGTTATGCGCTAAATAAAAAAAGCCCTCAAAAGGGCTTTTGTGTTAATGTTTTGTTAATTACTGACTAACCGTGCAACATCTGTACCATTCCAACGTTAATCAGTTTGTTTTCATTTTCATATTTACTGTTGAGAAAACCCTATCGGTTTCCGATAGGGCTTTTTGTTGTTTGTTGGCTAAGGCTTGTAAACCTTTAACCGAAGTATTTTCACATTTACCGGTGAGAGCAATAAGTTTTTCAAATATAGCCACAATACCCAAAGATGCAAAACAGCCGTGAGGTAAATATAATGCCACTGTTATGAAAAAAATGTTAAAAACAGCGGT from the Rhodoflexus caldus genome contains:
- the rfbD gene encoding dTDP-4-dehydrorhamnose reductase; this encodes MSKPVLLITGAKGQLGCTLRQIAPDYPAFDFVFTDVDELDITRAESITASFEQYRPNWCINAAAYTAVDKAETERQAAYAINAEAVRLLANACRTYNTAMLHISTDFVFGGSRSVPLTEADDAEPLNYYGESKRQGEILLQQSGIPYVIIRTSWLYSPYRGNFVKTMLRLGRERDTLNVIDDQIGTPTFAEDLAHAIMTVVRHDHHARPAYGLYHYSNEGAASWYDFAHAVFDIAHVQVALHPIPTSAYPTPARRPHYSLMNKAKIKQTFGLYIPHWRDSLRRCLLLINE
- a CDS encoding M1 family metallopeptidase, coding for MMMMSIQPVRLSLAGLVAVFFIYACQPKITQPGNTVKAEQVVSDGGDPDAAFEDSLMKVWSRSAGVWAPTRWKYNPERTRHFKLKHTKLEVSFNWQKQHLNGIATLTMQPYFFPQDSVILDAKGFDLHEIQLTGKINQPLGYSYDGNQIRIGLNKTYTRNEELTLRIRYTAKPNELQTQGSAAITDRRGLYFINPTGEEPNKPQQIWTQGETEASSCWFPTFDAPNVKTTQEIFITVDSAFVSLSNGRLISSKINKDGTRTDHWKHDKPHAPYLFMMAIGKYAVIKDKWRDKEVSYYVEPEYAPYARAIFGRTPEMMEFFSNLLDYPYPWDKYSQVVVRDFVSGAMENTSASVFMEQLQVDNRYLLDDNWDNIIAHELFHHWFGDLVTCESWANLPLNESFATYSEYLWQQHKYGQDAADEFWQNEWEQYLNESYTKREPLIRYYYREKEDMFDSHSYAKGGLILNMLRHILGDDAFFASLRLYLKKHQYGKAEIHDLRLAFEEVTGMDLNWFYDQWFMNPGHPELEVKHAYADGFLTVEVKQVHDTTYTPAVYRLPMMLDYWANGRKIRQKIEINQREQSFRFAVAQKPDAVLLDGETQLVGIIRHEKTVDEWMYQLKNADRMLARRKALDELQLMTNEAPGEDDDAAEAKLAAANEVLLAAVRQGLNDRTWQIRQMAVQVLESQEKLEESLIDKVQNMALNDEHSLVRASAVNALSGKINPSFFTNTMKDSSYTVLVNSLYAYANSGGEDAVSYVEQFEGVQNFLVVKTLAEFYSYFKVLGKYDWFVKTMARRNGYELNYMFNYFGSYLSEQPESVQLEGAKVLADYARRHSNYETRISAYGALVFIDEVPGVKALMEDVRKAEKDNRVLDYYRYMFNKNE